A section of the Chloroflexota bacterium genome encodes:
- the folP gene encoding dihydropteroate synthase: MGICNLSPDSFSGDGLGSDIEATLAQAQRMVEEGADIIDIGGESTRPGIELRSIDDVDDELRLVIPAIERLAGEIPVPISIDTYRYGVASRALRTGASMINDIWALKRDPRLAQLAAEHSVPIILMSNQREAPADDIMPTIISDLKRATQLATEAGVPEYNIIVDPGIGFGKSLEQNLEIVRRLSELKELGKPVLLGSSRKSMIGLVLDLSTDQRLEGTAATVAIGIANGADIVRVHDVKQMVRVCRMSDAIIRRRTSRD; encoded by the coding sequence ATGGGCATCTGCAACCTCAGCCCTGATTCTTTTTCCGGGGACGGCCTCGGCAGCGATATCGAGGCGACTCTGGCACAGGCCCAGCGTATGGTGGAAGAAGGGGCCGATATCATTGACATCGGCGGAGAGTCCACCCGCCCCGGAATAGAGCTGCGTTCCATAGATGACGTCGATGACGAACTGCGACTGGTCATCCCTGCCATAGAAAGGCTGGCCGGTGAAATACCGGTGCCCATCAGCATCGATACCTACAGGTATGGCGTGGCCAGCCGGGCACTCAGGACCGGAGCATCGATGATTAACGACATCTGGGCATTGAAACGCGACCCCAGGTTGGCACAGCTGGCCGCCGAACACAGCGTGCCCATCATCCTGATGAGCAACCAGCGGGAAGCGCCTGCCGATGACATCATGCCCACCATCATCTCTGACTTAAAAAGGGCCACCCAGCTGGCAACCGAGGCTGGAGTGCCCGAATATAATATCATCGTTGACCCCGGTATCGGCTTTGGCAAGAGTCTGGAACAAAACCTGGAAATTGTCCGCAGATTGTCTGAACTCAAAGAGCTGGGTAAACCGGTTCTCCTGGGCAGTTCCCGCAAGTCGATGATTGGCCTCGTGCTGGACCTGTCCACCGACCAGCGCCTCGAAGGCACTGCGGCTACGGTAGCAATCGGCATCGCCAACGGCGCTGACATCGTTAGAGTGCACGACGTAAAGCAGATGGTTCGCGTCTGCCGGATGAGCGACGCTAT